A stretch of the Archangium violaceum genome encodes the following:
- a CDS encoding response regulator, producing MTSERPLLLVEDSDPDAEALLRVARKLPLSAPVVRVRDGESALDYLFLRGEYVGAPRPVLVLLDLHLPGIGGQEVLSQLRADPALRSLPVIIFSNSSHKSDVSAAYAGGANSYLFKPDGPAELQEAAHALERFWFSAALLPGPEDASG from the coding sequence ATGACGTCGGAGCGCCCCCTGCTGCTCGTGGAGGACAGTGACCCGGACGCGGAGGCGCTGCTGCGGGTGGCTCGCAAGCTGCCGCTCTCCGCGCCCGTGGTGCGGGTGCGGGACGGAGAGTCCGCGCTCGACTACCTCTTCCTGCGGGGCGAGTACGTGGGGGCACCCCGGCCCGTGCTCGTGCTGTTGGATCTGCACCTGCCCGGCATCGGAGGCCAGGAGGTCCTCTCCCAGCTCCGGGCCGACCCGGCCTTGCGCTCCCTGCCCGTCATCATCTTCTCCAACTCCTCGCACAAGTCGGACGTGAGCGCGGCGTACGCCGGTGGCGCCAACAGCTATCTCTTCAAGCCGGACGGTCCCGCCGAGCTCCAGGAGGCCGCGCACGCGCTCGAGCGCTTCTGGTTCAGCGCCGCGCTGCTGCCCGGTCCGGAGGACGCGTCGGGATGA
- a CDS encoding hybrid sensor histidine kinase/response regulator — translation MSLRVLLVDDSLADLRALRRALEKDPEARWEVEQVSSAEEALERLRNPPLPDALVLDFHLPGMDGVTLLRTLREQCGERMPAVVVFTGSGSERVAVEAMKSGAHDYLLKDSFSPERLRHSLRNAVDAVRMARELEEGRRQTERAERAAREALAVRDEFFAIATHDLKGPLQSMLLSTRLLRRHLPAEARTPEVESRLEQILRGARRMGELIDHFLEVTRGGERPLRREPMDLFALVRAKVRELGPLGSTHPVHMHIDGANFLGRWDVASLERVLDNLLGNAVKYSPRGGSIDVWLSEESPGPEGWIRLCVQDQGMGIPAADLPHIFERFRRGRNVAPVISGSGVGLASAHRLVALNGGTLTVESEEGRGSTFIVRLPRGVGVREASSEQSA, via the coding sequence ATGAGCCTGCGCGTGCTCCTCGTCGACGACAGCCTCGCGGATCTGCGGGCGCTGCGACGGGCGCTCGAGAAGGACCCGGAGGCTCGGTGGGAGGTGGAGCAGGTCAGCTCCGCCGAGGAGGCCCTGGAGCGTCTGCGGAACCCTCCGCTGCCGGACGCGCTCGTGCTCGACTTCCACCTGCCGGGCATGGATGGGGTGACGCTGCTGCGCACGCTGCGTGAGCAGTGCGGTGAGCGGATGCCGGCGGTGGTGGTGTTCACCGGCAGCGGCAGCGAGCGCGTGGCGGTGGAGGCGATGAAGTCCGGCGCCCACGACTACCTCCTCAAGGATTCCTTCTCGCCGGAGCGCCTGCGTCACAGCCTGCGCAACGCGGTGGATGCGGTGCGCATGGCGCGCGAGCTGGAGGAGGGCCGCCGCCAGACGGAGCGCGCCGAGCGGGCGGCGCGCGAGGCGCTCGCGGTGCGTGACGAATTCTTCGCCATCGCCACCCACGACCTGAAGGGGCCGCTGCAGAGCATGCTCCTGAGTACCCGGCTGCTGCGCCGTCATCTGCCCGCGGAAGCGCGCACGCCCGAGGTGGAGTCCCGATTGGAGCAGATCCTTCGCGGGGCGCGGCGCATGGGCGAGCTCATCGACCACTTCCTGGAGGTGACGCGCGGAGGGGAGCGCCCCTTGCGGCGCGAGCCGATGGATCTATTCGCGCTGGTGAGGGCGAAGGTGCGCGAGCTGGGGCCGCTGGGGTCCACGCACCCGGTGCACATGCACATCGACGGCGCGAACTTCCTGGGCCGCTGGGACGTGGCGAGCCTGGAGCGGGTGCTGGACAACCTGCTGGGCAACGCCGTGAAGTACAGCCCCCGGGGCGGCTCCATCGATGTGTGGCTGAGCGAGGAGTCCCCAGGACCCGAGGGGTGGATCCGCCTGTGCGTGCAGGACCAGGGCATGGGCATTCCGGCCGCGGACCTGCCCCACATCTTCGAGCGCTTCCGCCGGGGCCGGAATGTGGCGCCGGTCATCTCCGGCAGCGGCGTGGGGCTCGCCAGCGCGCACCGGTTGGTGGCGCTCAACGGCGGAACCCTCACCGTGGAGAGTGAGGAGGGCAGGGGCTCGACCTTCATCGTGCGCCTGCCCCGAGGGGTGGGCGTGCGCGAGGCCTCCTCGGAGCAGTCCGCCTGA
- a CDS encoding DUF420 domain-containing protein, with protein MSDAAHAPLPRVSDRSFYIFTAVVSAAALSFLGYILLIRRGGPVGGLDLRFLPAVNASLNALAAVFLAAGWVAIRRKARRVHQYLMVSAFASSALFLVCYLAYHFVHGDTRYAGGGVLKAVYLTILASHVLLSMFVVPGALLSFYFAWRNAFERHRKVTRWLAPIWLYVSVTGVVIFFMLRGSLPSSP; from the coding sequence ATGTCCGACGCCGCACACGCTCCCCTCCCCCGGGTAAGTGACCGGAGTTTCTACATTTTCACGGCGGTGGTGTCCGCCGCCGCTCTCTCATTTCTTGGGTATATCCTTCTCATACGCCGAGGAGGGCCGGTGGGAGGGTTGGATTTGCGCTTCCTGCCGGCGGTGAACGCGAGCCTCAACGCGCTGGCGGCGGTGTTCCTCGCCGCGGGCTGGGTGGCCATCCGGCGCAAGGCGCGGCGCGTGCACCAGTACCTGATGGTGTCGGCGTTCGCGTCCTCGGCTCTCTTCCTGGTGTGCTATCTCGCCTACCACTTCGTGCACGGCGACACGCGCTACGCCGGGGGCGGGGTGTTGAAGGCGGTGTACCTCACCATCCTCGCCAGCCACGTGTTGCTGTCGATGTTCGTGGTGCCGGGCGCGCTGCTGTCCTTCTACTTCGCGTGGCGCAACGCCTTCGAGCGGCACCGGAAGGTGACGCGATGGCTGGCGCCCATCTGGCTCTACGTGTCGGTGACGGGCGTGGTCATCTTCTTCATGCTGCGCGGCAGCCTGCCCTCGTCGCCCTGA
- a CDS encoding DUF1585 domain-containing protein, which produces MRLARRFLAPLATVAALAASPVLADGPVCAPVTKVPLERHLRQLSLDLLGRPPTYEEYEAVRAKGEVTVEDVRALMEQEEFYTRIRAYHRALLWSNINSSINNNNNSRLYGNGSATEALSLRSNSSVPLRGGNGQGCDSYLAQDVCDARQDPHADPALPTTADACAKERYDERGVPKPVSWDYSTNYYTCTPLNATGCSATALGSDAKYLYFCDMRRATSGADAGKLKPYVCKPTSANFSSEVLDGAGRVVAFEYPNAPSNVSVKRLDRCTLNLSFKNGIKGSYTPQVGCIQREGYVTRPAPFWNAGGPDVRVCAIEAQTRTANPWTMEPCTTSRFNGDRSCGCGEGMARCESSDNNGSTHKARVAAINTEPELIAESVVRRDEPYFNLLTTRRSFVNGPLAALYRDPQQGLGVFNVARPKDPSVVPEVPYAETDSWKEYVRGPEHSGVLTTPSFLYRFPTQRARVNHFYAAFLCKSFAPPDNARQPAAEDACNRENNLAKRCGCSYCHATIEPTGAHWGRFAERSAQFLDPEHFPRYDPKCRDCALSGNTSCNNECGQYVMQAYDGDGAQSLGMLKTYLYRTADEEENIDGGPELLVERMLQTGDLERCTVRRVWQEFLGRPMSAEEQRMYLEPFAQEFARDGHRFKALIERVVMSDAYRRID; this is translated from the coding sequence GTGCGCCTCGCACGACGCTTCCTCGCTCCCCTGGCCACCGTCGCCGCCCTCGCGGCGTCCCCCGTCCTCGCGGATGGGCCGGTGTGTGCCCCGGTGACGAAGGTTCCCCTCGAGCGCCACCTGCGCCAGCTCTCGCTGGATCTGCTCGGCCGCCCGCCCACCTATGAAGAGTACGAGGCCGTTCGCGCCAAGGGCGAGGTGACGGTCGAGGACGTCCGGGCGCTGATGGAGCAGGAGGAGTTCTACACGCGCATCCGCGCCTACCACCGCGCGCTCCTCTGGAGCAACATCAACTCCAGCATCAACAACAACAACAACTCACGCCTGTACGGCAATGGCTCGGCCACGGAAGCGCTGTCGCTGCGCAGCAACAGCAGCGTCCCGCTGCGGGGCGGCAACGGCCAGGGCTGTGACAGTTACCTCGCCCAGGACGTGTGCGACGCCCGGCAGGATCCGCATGCGGACCCCGCGCTTCCCACGACCGCGGACGCCTGCGCCAAGGAGCGCTACGACGAGCGCGGCGTGCCCAAGCCGGTGAGCTGGGACTACAGCACCAACTACTACACCTGTACTCCGCTGAACGCGACCGGGTGCTCCGCGACGGCCCTGGGCAGTGACGCGAAGTACCTCTACTTCTGCGACATGCGGCGGGCGACCAGTGGCGCGGACGCGGGCAAGCTGAAGCCGTACGTGTGCAAGCCCACGTCGGCCAACTTCTCCTCCGAGGTGCTGGATGGGGCGGGCAGGGTGGTGGCCTTCGAGTACCCCAATGCTCCGTCCAATGTGTCGGTCAAGCGGCTCGACCGGTGCACCCTGAACCTCTCCTTCAAGAACGGCATCAAGGGCTCCTACACGCCGCAGGTCGGCTGCATCCAGCGCGAGGGCTACGTGACGCGGCCCGCGCCCTTCTGGAACGCCGGAGGCCCGGACGTGAGGGTGTGCGCCATCGAGGCGCAGACGCGTACGGCCAACCCGTGGACGATGGAGCCCTGCACCACCTCGCGCTTCAACGGGGACCGCTCGTGCGGCTGCGGCGAGGGCATGGCCCGCTGCGAGTCTTCCGACAACAATGGCTCCACCCACAAGGCCCGCGTGGCGGCCATCAACACCGAGCCCGAGCTCATCGCCGAGTCGGTGGTGCGCCGCGACGAGCCCTACTTCAACCTCCTCACCACGCGCCGCTCCTTCGTCAACGGTCCGCTGGCCGCGCTCTATCGGGATCCGCAGCAGGGCCTGGGTGTCTTCAACGTGGCGCGCCCGAAGGACCCGAGCGTGGTGCCGGAAGTCCCCTACGCGGAGACGGACTCCTGGAAGGAGTACGTGCGCGGGCCCGAGCACTCGGGCGTGCTCACCACGCCCTCCTTCCTCTACCGCTTCCCCACCCAGCGCGCGCGCGTCAACCACTTCTACGCGGCCTTCCTCTGCAAGAGCTTCGCTCCGCCGGACAACGCCCGCCAGCCGGCCGCAGAGGACGCGTGCAACCGGGAGAACAACCTGGCCAAGCGCTGCGGCTGCAGTTACTGCCACGCCACCATCGAGCCCACCGGCGCCCACTGGGGCCGCTTCGCCGAGCGCTCCGCGCAGTTCCTCGATCCGGAGCACTTCCCCCGCTACGATCCCAAGTGCCGCGACTGCGCGCTCTCCGGCAACACCTCGTGCAACAACGAGTGTGGCCAGTACGTGATGCAGGCCTATGACGGCGATGGGGCCCAATCGCTGGGCATGCTCAAGACGTACCTCTACCGCACCGCGGACGAGGAGGAGAACATCGACGGCGGCCCCGAGCTGCTGGTGGAGCGCATGCTGCAGACGGGAGACCTGGAGCGCTGCACGGTGCGGCGCGTCTGGCAGGAGTTCCTCGGCCGGCCCATGTCGGCGGAGGAGCAGCGCATGTACCTCGAGCCGTTCGCCCAGGAGTTCGCGCGCGACGGCCACCGCTTCAAGGCGCTCATCGAGCGCGTGGTGATGTCCGACGCCTACCGGAGGATCGACTGA
- a CDS encoding DUF1501 domain-containing protein — MKKNHETSIGRRTFLKAAAGFMGSTLFGGLPFRAFAQTAALKPADRCFVFVYFSGGWDQLLALDPRDPDIFTPERVAETRILPGYDLINSPSLFPDERPFVPATRPGAARSNITFGPAMSKRLAAHYDLMTVVRGINMTTLAHEEGMRYFITGKRPIGAAARGSSTATEIVGQMVPTQPIPSIAYNVESYNEGYPGSANALKVSKLNDLLLTLSASTTVLDSELEKQLVDFRGQPITCEQAAYGAGGVGTTYATSRGQMQQVLSGKLNEKFTFEKNRAVIDHYGLSATGTTRSGSYDNPSGRAALVATALKEGISQCVSINLVGGLDTHFGSQLTHANNLFAGFDALGKLVDDLRASPHPSGGNFMDHTTILVYSEFARTPLINSTNGRDHHLANSCLLMGAGLKHNKVFGYTGDIAMAPAVVDLKTGAADPNNGTNILPEHIIATVLASAGLDYSITRVEPLKALLAT; from the coding sequence ATGAAAAAGAACCACGAGACCTCCATCGGGCGCCGCACCTTCCTGAAGGCCGCCGCGGGCTTCATGGGCTCCACCCTGTTCGGGGGCCTGCCCTTTCGCGCCTTCGCGCAGACGGCCGCGCTCAAGCCCGCGGACCGCTGCTTCGTCTTCGTCTACTTCAGCGGAGGGTGGGACCAACTGCTCGCCCTCGATCCGAGGGACCCCGACATCTTCACCCCCGAGCGGGTGGCGGAGACGCGCATCCTCCCGGGTTACGATCTCATCAACAGCCCCTCGCTCTTCCCCGACGAGCGGCCCTTCGTGCCGGCGACGCGCCCGGGGGCGGCCCGCTCCAACATCACCTTCGGTCCGGCGATGAGCAAGCGGCTGGCGGCCCACTATGATCTCATGACGGTGGTGCGTGGCATCAACATGACCACGCTCGCGCATGAGGAGGGCATGCGCTACTTCATCACGGGCAAGCGTCCCATCGGCGCCGCGGCCCGTGGCTCGTCCACGGCGACGGAGATCGTGGGGCAGATGGTGCCCACCCAGCCCATCCCGTCCATCGCGTACAACGTGGAGTCGTACAACGAGGGCTACCCGGGGAGCGCCAACGCGCTGAAGGTGAGCAAGCTGAACGACCTGTTGCTCACGCTGTCGGCGAGCACCACCGTGCTCGACAGCGAGCTGGAGAAGCAGCTCGTGGACTTCCGCGGTCAGCCCATCACCTGCGAGCAGGCGGCGTACGGCGCGGGCGGCGTGGGTACCACGTACGCGACGAGCCGTGGGCAGATGCAGCAGGTGCTGTCGGGCAAGCTGAACGAGAAGTTCACGTTCGAGAAGAACCGGGCGGTCATCGACCACTACGGACTGTCCGCCACGGGCACGACGAGGAGCGGGTCCTACGACAACCCGTCGGGACGGGCGGCGCTGGTGGCCACGGCGCTGAAGGAGGGCATCAGCCAGTGCGTGTCCATCAACCTGGTGGGAGGCCTGGACACGCACTTCGGCTCGCAGTTGACGCACGCGAACAACCTGTTCGCGGGCTTCGACGCGCTGGGCAAGCTGGTGGATGACCTGCGCGCCAGCCCGCATCCGTCCGGGGGCAACTTCATGGATCACACCACCATCCTGGTGTACTCCGAGTTCGCCCGCACGCCGCTCATCAACTCCACGAACGGGCGGGACCACCACCTGGCGAACAGCTGCCTGCTGATGGGGGCGGGGCTGAAGCACAACAAGGTGTTCGGCTACACGGGCGACATCGCCATGGCGCCGGCGGTGGTGGACCTGAAGACGGGTGCGGCGGATCCGAACAACGGGACCAACATCCTCCCCGAGCACATCATCGCGACGGTGCTGGCGTCGGCCGGACTGGACTACAGCATCACGCGAGTCGAACCCCTCAAGGCCCTCCTGGCGACGTGA